The genomic window TGCTGAGTCACGGCTTCTCCCTTTTGCTTACCGCGGGGTCGCCACTTCCGGGCGGGCGGTTGCCATGGTGATCTCACTTCTCGCGAGAGTTACCGAGGCGCTGGAAGTGACGCACGGCGGCGGGCCTCGCGCGGCACCCGCAGCGGCACCTGATTGGCTGGAAACGGCGGCGGCGCCCGTAGCGGTGGTTTCCTTCCCGCTTcccgcccccctcccctccgCCCGCCGCTCCCGGCCCGCGccaccccccccttccctccccgctcctcctcctcttcctcctccctcgcCCCGCCTGTCCCGCCGCCAAGATGGCGTCGGCCCTGGAACAGTTCGTCAACAGCGTCCGGCAGCTCTCGGCCCAAGGTGACCGTGGTGAGGGGGGTGGAGGTAAAGCCGCGTGTGGGCCCGGGTGGTGGCGGGGAAGCAGCGCGGCCTGTGGAGGGGGCGGCGGCCAGTGGAGCTTACCAGGCCCTGAGCGGCGGGTTGGGGCCTGGGCTCTCTCATGGCTTTCCCTCAGGTGTGGGGCCGGTGTTCTGCTCCCCAGGGTGTCTCGCCCGGCTCCAGTGGACCGTCGGCGGGATCCCGGCGGGGTTTGACAGGGCGAGAGGGCGCTAGACTTGCAGATTCCTCCTGCCTGATGAGTGGGAATCCGGTGGGTAACCACCACGTTTTTCTTTACTATATCTGTACTGGGGGAAGGAAACAGGCAACCGTAACCACCTGGGGCTTTGCTGGGAGCTTCAGGCTCACGGCAGCAACACCCCAGAGCAAACGCAGGGCTCCATCCCGCAGCCTGCCTGTGGGGCACTGGCTGCCCACCTTGGTTGCTCTCAGGAAGATGAATCCATGAACCCATTGCATGTGTGGGCACTAAGCATTTAACATTAAACGCGACGTCAAGCCCTTTATTTCTCTGGAACGCCTAGATAACATGAGAAGACCAGACACCCAGTTTAAAAGCAAAGATCAACAGAGGAACAGTTCCACTTTCCCCTTTtgcctgagcagcagaaagcatcGGTGGTTCAGATGGGGCCTGGCCCCTCTCAACTTTCTTTCTCAGGCACAGAgccagtgctctgcagccccaggaggctggCATGGTCCTTGCTGCACACAGAGGTGGTCTCAGAAGcatcctggaggggtttgacaGGGCATGAGGGTCTAACTATGTCCTTCATGGTGCTCCATGCTTTCCCagcaaggggtaatggcttttgGTAGCCTGAGGTTCTGGATTAGTGGAGTGAATCTGGGAGCAGTGGTCTACTGAAATCCAAGCCTTGAGcatgagaaaggaaaagcaggcaTCAAAGGGACTTTGACTGGGATTGTATATCCCAGGCTGTCACCTAACTGATGAGCCTGTAAGTTGTGGGATGTGTGATTTAAAATACGTTTCAGCAGTATTAGCTTTATTAGAACATGATCAGAAGAGTCCTGCCTTACCACAAAAGTGTATGGTGGGAGGTCTGAGACTGCAGATCAGAACTGCCATGAGCAAGTCTTCAGGAAGTGTTCTAATATCTGTAGTTAGAATCCCATATTTTCATTGCCATTCTTCCTGTGTGCTTGCACAGCATTTCCTAGTTCTTGAGCTTCCACTTTGCATTGATTCTCCCTGAAGTGTGTTCTGAGTGTTTCTAAGACGTGGGATGCTTGATCCCTGCAACTGATCAGAAAattgatgctttcctgtgtggccCCAGGCTTTATCTCTGGCAGTTACTTTTGGGTGGAGCCCAAACTTGCTCTTGCTCTGATTTAACTTATTAAGTAATAGAGCATTTTTATGGGGATGTAAGGTCCAAGAAACAAATTCTACCTGCAAGGTGCAGGTACAAATCAGATGGAAGATGATTCTTTGGTAGTTTAGCTGGAGAACTTTTGCATCCACAAAACCTTGTAATGAAAAGGTTCAAGGAGAGACTGGTTGAGTTTATGGAAGGTCTCCTGTCAGGGATGAGCCAGATAAACATTCTCTGTGAGAAAGTAAATCAAGACACcaaagaggctgctggagagcataCAGGAGTCTGTGTACTCGTGGTGGTGTTGATTTCTGATTATCAGCACTTGGCTGCATGGGAGGTGGCATAAATAGACATTTAGTTGGGCCTGGTGTGGGTATCTCTGCTTACCCTGGAAGATGGCTGGGGGGGGCTTGGGGGCcaaggggtttgggggggggtttggttttgctctgtTCTTTAGGGGAGTGCTTGGTGATAAAATCATAACACGAagcacagactggtttggattggaagggactgtcAGTGGTCATCTCTGCCAACTGCCCTGCTGTTGGCAGGGACATCTGTGACtcaagcaggttgctcagagccccagacaacctcacctggaatgatTTCAGGGATTGAGGTGtcttccacctctctgggcaacctggtccaggaTCTCACCACCATCAGTGTCAAACATGTCTTCTTTCTCTTTAGTCTGAATAGCCTTCTtgtagtttcaaaccatcaccctttgtcctggtGCAGCAGGCCCATAGAGTAGCTGCAGAGCGGGTGGATTTCTCTACAGGGAGGACACAGCAGTATGATATTGCAGTGCTTGAATACCAGTATCAGCCCATCAGGGGTTTTACAAGCCCTGTTCCTTTCCATCATCATGCTTGGAGTTTTGGGGAACATGGTTTTGGGGACAGGTTTCTGGAGTTCCTAGGCTCTGGTCACCCATTTGGATTTATTGATCCTTCCATTGCTTCAAAGCCTGGCAGGGCTACAGGGCTTCCCAGGTTTTCAAAGGAGAAGGCCAGAGAGATGGGGGCAGTGTAAATCCCTGTGAATAGAGGCACTATTCCTCATGCCATGAAGATTTTTGTAAGGGTCAGAGAACCTCTGGTttggctgtttggttttttttcctctctaatcTGCAAGGATTGAACATTGAAACAATACTCTGCTTCAGAAAGGAGTAATTTTAGTTCAAGTAattgagggagagagagagttttAAAGCACTTCATGATGATGGGTCCGCTTTctttgtgaggggtttggagctttCCCTACCTTCCTAATCCAAAGTAGTTGCCTTTTGTGCTGTGCTCATGGCTCACAGCAAATAAAATAGCATTGTAGTTTTAATTATACAAAGTACATTTAAAAAGAGATGCTTTAATCCTTTTGTTGTAGCTACTTGGTTGTGATTTTAATGTCTGCTTCCAAAAGATGCTCTTGAGCAGGCCTGAGAAGTGGATAGGGACCTGGAGATGCAGCAAGGACTGAGCTTACTATTGGGGTTTTCTTAGGAAGCAGAGAGGATGTTTTgtttactgttttgttttgggtttgttttggtttgtttttcccttcagcACCCAGAAAGCACAACTGTGGATAAATAGATCCACGTGAGGCAAAATTCTGCATCAGTTCTCTGGGCAGAGTTTTGTAGATGTAGTTTAGATGGAGCTTGGCTTTGCTACGAGACCCTTTCTAAGGAGGTGAGCCCATGGTGCTTTTCATGTGAGTTTGTGTCCTCTGGGCATCCTTTGCAACCCCAAAGGTCAGAAGCTTGACTGTCACCTTGGTAAAAATACCCAGTGGCCACATCACTTCTTGCAAATGAACATCTCTGAAAGAAAATGGAATCCTCAGGGTGATGCTGTTCTCTGCTCAGGTGTGATGAAGTGTGGGCATGCCTGGGTGCTCTCTGGTGAGAGTCTGACACTGCTGTTTTGTGTTTCAGGACAAATGACCCAGCTTTGTGAACTGATCAATAAAAGTGGAGAACTGCTAGCAAAAAATCTGTCCCATCTGGATAcagtgcttggtgccctggATGTGCAGGAACACTCTCTAGGAGTTCTTGCTGTCTTGTAAGTGTTGCTTTCTTTTAGCTAAGCACCTTCAGGTGAAAATTTCAGGCAGCCTGCTGAATTGTCAGCCTCAGGGTTTTCTTCTGGACAGAGATATTTTCAGTCTGCATTTCCTAGCATGGTGCATAGTTTACTTTGGTGAGGCACATTTTTATTAATGAAAATACCAAGGCAAAATTGTCTTCTCAGAAGAGAAATGGAGCTTGTAAATGCCATTACTGTCAAATGGTGATACTGTGGGGGGTTGTTTTCATTAAGGTTCTTGTGTTCATAAGTATTTTACCATATGTGTTCAGCAAAAAGGCATACAATCAACTTTTAAGACTTGGTTGGCAGGACATTGGCATGCTGAACTGTAAACATGAAGGTTCTTATCATAGTTGTGGGTTATTTGTCTCTAGACAGCACTGAGgctcttgctgctgcctgtAGGTTAAGATAGTACTTGAATTGCTTTGGTAATGCTAAGTTAAAGATATTTGGCCCTGATGAAGGGGTCCAGCAGTTGCAGTATGGACAGGATCTGGTATCTTCCAACAGCATCACAGAGagctttttctgtgtgtgtttgtgccaTTTGTAACATACATAGCCAGAGGTTTTTGTCCTCAGATGAGTGTAGTCATAGCTcatcctgcagaagcagcagtgtgcagggcTACAGCTTATAGGATGCTAAGGAACCCCCAGAGATGGAAAGaaactggaagtgaggagaaagagatTCGATCAAGAGATGCACATCTAATAAGAGAAGAGTTGAGAAATCTTGAGCAGGAGATGGTTGTAGGATAGAcaaagctgtccagagaagttctGTGGCTGGGTGTTACAGTTCATCATCATTAGCCACTGTTCCCATTGTGATTGTAAGTGTTGTACCAGATAAGATGGTCTCTGTCCTCCACACTTTGTTCTGAACTGAGGTTTGCACTAGGCCGAGAATGGGGGTGTGCACAGCAGCCACCTGCCGTGAGcacttggggtttgtttgcaaACATCCACATGCATTTCTAAAGACTGAGTGAAGCTTCTTTTATTCAGCTCCAAACTTTGAGTGCTAAacctctttgtttgtttgttttaggttTGTGAAGTTTTCTATGCCCAGCATCCCTGACTTCGAAACCTTATTCTCGCAGGTGCAGCTTTTTATCAGCACTTGTAACGGGGAACACATTAGATATGCAACAGACACTTGTAAGTTCAGTTGCTTTCAGACTTGGTGTATGTTTTGGGTGGTTTCATACTGCTGCTTTTTCActgtggtgttttcttttttccttttttcttttgccttaaCTGTATTCAGTTGCTGGCCTGTGCCACCAGTTAACAAATGCCCTTGTGGAGAGAAAACAGGTGAGCAAATATCATCACAGAATAACTAGTACAGTAAGCTACCTACTAGTAGTACAGTGCAGTAGCACAATAAACTAGTAGTGTCTACACTAGTACAATAAGCTACCTACACATCCAGCTCATAAAGGGGATGTTACCACTCTCTTACTCTCATCATAAAGGTTTGCCACTGACTTCATGTTGAGTATTTTTGTGCAGCTCCTTACTTGTGACTTTCAATTGAGAGGTAATGAGCTAAACCAAAATGTTAAGGTTTCTTTAAGCACAGCTGAAAGAAGATgcatttggggggaggggggagggacaTTGCCTGAAAAGGTGCTCTTGCACAAACTAGCAAATCTCTAGTACCTCGAATGTTCTCCAGATGATGTGTGTGTGAGTAGGAGAGAGCTGCAAAAGTTGTTATCCCTGGTGAGTCAGCGATGCTAGTTTTGGTGTTACTCTCACCAGTGTTATATAATGCTCTTAACAAAATGCCTTAAAATGTAAAGGAGGCCTGGTTAAGAGCTAGTTGACCAATGGTTTTGTTGCTAAGCTACTGACTTTCAGGCTACTTGAGCAAAACCTAGCCTGAAATAGAAGTAGAGACCAAATCTGGTAAAGCAAAAGCCTCACCTTTGTTATTTGGTGGGAGTCAAAATAGTGTCATGGGGTCAAGAAAGATTTTCTTATTGATCCAAATCACTGTACTCCTGATGAGCTTGGCTCTGGGGAGCTGAATTGATGACTTCATTTAGTTTATCAGCAGAAATTATATAGCCAaggttaattttatttttggaGAGCCTTCAATACCCTACAAAAAGGGAGCCTCAGGTTAACTATTACTTAATGGAACCTGTCAATTAgtgttatttttcatttgtaaGTGTCAACATAAGATCCAATGTGCTGCCATCTATGAGAAATTATCTGAAAGAGATGTAATTTCTGACAGCCCCTGCGAGGAATTAGCATTCTCAGACAAGCCATAGACAAGATGCAGATGAACACAAACCAGCTGACCTCAATACATGCAGATCTCTGCCAGGTAAGGGGAGCAAAAGGGCTTTTTATGAGACATAAAGCTTTTAAGATACTTAAAACCCTTTGAAGAAATACATGTTCGCATTTTGCagtgaaaaatgtcttttaacTGTTGGGGTTTTACTTTGGTCCCAGAAATAAATGATACAATCTGCTGCAATAAAATCCCCTTCTATTAATTTTAAGTGTTCAGTGCATGTCCCCAGATTGTGGTTCTGCTGATAACTTCTgaaagtcctttgagatcagTTCTGTCTGGGCTCAAAGTCAGCCACAGCTTCTCTTAGGCATTTTTAAGTGTAATATCCAGATACTGTTTGCTCAGCGCTGACAAAAGGCCTGTTTGTCTCGGTGTCTTTGGCCTGGATTTGCACTTCTGTCTCACTCTTGGCTCCTGGGATTTAGGGCTGGACAGGAATGTTTAGTGCAATATTTAGTGCTGCCAGCTTGGTAGCCTGGAAGGTCTGGAGTTTCAAACAGCTTTGTCAGAGTCTCATTTCTTTAGGATTCAGATCATTCCTAACAGCTCACAACCACTGATGAGCAATCTGTGTTACAGCACTGATAGCTTTTCACCCTTGGAGGAATGAGTTTTCTTTGAGTACTAGGTGAATTTTAGTTTCAGCTTCTTCCTCGTGGATATTTGCATGAAAATGGCTAATCTCTTAAAACTTGCTGTATTTTCTTGTAGCTCTGTTTGTTAGCAAAATGCTTTAAACCTGCCCTCCCATATCTAGATGTGGACATGATGGATATTTGTAAAGAGAATGGGGCATATGATGCGAAGCACTTTTTATGTTACTACTACTATGGTGGGATGATATACACTGGGCTAAAGAATTTTGAAAGAGCACTCTACTTTTATGAACAGGTAACTTTTAAATCAAGTGGTAAGTTTCAAAATGTGGTGAATTGAAAGGCAAAAGCAGGCTCTCTAGTAGCACTGAGAGAGCAGATCATCTGTGGATCTGCCACCCAGGACAGCAGTAAAAGCCACAAAGCTAACCTAAAACTCAAGCAGCCTCCAATTATTTCTGTCCTTCACCTTAAGGATGTCATTCTGCTAACAGATCTGTGCTGCAGTTCATCATTCCCATAGGTTTTGGGTTAGCACCTGCATGCACTGTAGTAATGCACAAAAGCTCAGTTGGGTTGATGTTTGCTGTTAGCCCTTTTATGAAGGGTACACCCTGAGCACTACTCCTCAGCATAAAAAGTGAGGTAATGAGCAAGCTGTCTTTTGAGGTGTTTTTCTTTaagaagatctcttccagccaagtACCTCATGTCCCATGAAACTATGCAACTCAAAGGTTGATGTTAAATTTATCTCACTATAAATATTTCTTTCAGATGCCTGCTTATTACTGCTCACAGGCTGGCATTCAGATTTATGTGTTCTTAAAGGAAAAATAGTCCTGTGGTTTTGACAAGACCTGTGCTAATTTTAGGAGGCTGTTATGCTTCTTTAGGGCTATTACAATATTTGCTACTTTTACTTTGtgtgaaagaagagaaaaatggcAAAATTGGGAAGACTCTGGGGGTGTGTCAAATGTGCAAAATAAGCTGGTGCAGCATTTTTCTGTAAACAAGGGTCAGCTCTTGAGCTGTATTCCTAGTAAGCTAAAGtcctttctccctgctctgcagacctcTTTCAGCATTCTGAAATATGAGATCTGATGACATAATAGCTTTATAAAGGTCTTTAAGGATCTGTGTCAGTCCAGGTTCCACAGGAACTGTATCATCATTCCTGGTAACAAGTAGCTGCAGGTGATTTCTAGTACAGCTTTAGATAAAGATACCAAGGAAAAAGGGCTTAGTTTGATCTTAACAGGGTTCTTCCAAGGTAGCATCACTGTAACATGTTTTGAGTGGCTTGTATAGAACAAGGATAGACAGAGGAAGCTGGGGGGttttcagcccagagaagagaagactccaggagcACATTACAGCTGCCatacagtacctgaagggatcctacaggaaggctggagagggactttttataagggtgtcttgtgacaggacaagagggaatggttttaagctgagggagtgTAGGTTTAGTCTGAATCTTGGtaagaagtttttcagtacaAAGGTGGTGGGACTGTGGAATTTTGTTAGTGCAGTAGCTGCCAGTATAAGTATACTAAAATTGTattccatttcttttccttgcttAGGCAATAACTACTCCAGCCATGGCAGTCAGTCATATTATGTTGGAATCCTATAAAAAGTATATTCTAGTTTCTTTGATACTACTTGGCAAAGTTCAGCAGCTACCAAAATACACTTCCCAGATAGTTGGTAGGTTCATTAAGGTAAGTCATGTGAATGCAGCTAATTAACAGAACAACAAATCTGAAGTAGTAAatgagtatttttttccctacccTCATTTGATGGCACTGTGGAATATTGCAGACCATGGGAAACAATGCACAGTATGCAGAGGGCAACCTCTTGCTATCCTTCCAGTGTACTGTAACTAAAGATTGGCCAATTCTACAAACTCCTGTTCATATTGattacacagcttttaaaacttACATGTGAAAGAACTTTAGGGCTGGTTGGTATTTATCAATATTTTCTTCACTGCCACATCCCTTGATAGCATTTACAAACAAAACTCAGATTTCACTTGGCTTTCAATAGGCAGTGGCCTTGTAAAAAACATTCAGCCTGGGACTTCATCTAGTTGAAGTCTGAAATGCTAACTAGTTTATTCCAAACTCCAGCTGTTTAAAGATAGCTCTGAAAAAGCTGAAGGCTGGGAGTCTGTAAGCATTCTGATAGGACATGTAGAGAGGAGGACAAAAGCTGCTAGTGAGAGCATTCTGGTCCCAGGTAGATCACAGAGTTCTAAAAGTTAGCTCTTACTTAGCAATTATTTTGTTGATTCGTGACCAAAACTCTTAAGAGCTCCAAAAatcttcctctgctttcagaTGCAGGCTCAAACAACTGGCATTTTAAAGTCCTTTAGGTGAATgactcctccccctctgctgcatCTCTGTTGTCCATGCTGTGATGCATCATGACTGAGGATGAGGGTGTCTTAGAACaactggagcagctgggcagtgactggtcAATGTGCTGTTAATCTTGAATTCAGCTTACTTCATGTGCTGGTCAGCTGATGGACTTGATCTTGCACTGCCATAACTAGAACTGGCACACAGGGAGTGGTGTTTGCTGGAGGTGGTATCCCAGGAATACAGATGCAGTGTTTGAGGATCTGTCGTTGCCATAAAGCTGTGGAGGGGCACCTTGTATTTTTTATGAGAGATGCTCGAGCCGCTTAAATGCACTTGGATGCCTGTGTAGCTTTGGTGTTGAAGCAGTGAGTAGATTCTGTGAGGCTGTTTGAACACTGTTCTTTAAGCAGGGTTCTCACTTTTCTCCTTGCAGCCCCTTAGCAATGCTTACCACGAATTAGCACAAGTTTATTCAACCAATAAACCCTCGGAGCTTCGAAACCTGGTGAACAAACACAGCGAAACCTTCACAAGGGATAACAATATGGGGCTGGTGAAGCAATGCTTGTCATCTCTCTACAAAAAGAATATTCAGAGGCTAACCAAGGTAAGATGCAGGAgttttgctctgctgaggaATTGTGATTAGTTTTTTCTCGGGTGTGTCAGAGAATCACAcgatggtttggcttggaagggaacttTAAGATAATCTagctccagctcccctcccatgggctgggacacctcctgctggaCCAGGCttctcaaggccccatccagcctggccttgaacacttccaggcttggagcctccacaacttctctgggcaacctgctgcagtgcctcaccaccctcactatgaagaatttcttcctaatgcctaATCTAAATTGATCTTCTATTTTGAAACCATTaaccctcgtcctgtcactagtGTGGTAGTGTCACAACTAGATACCTTTGTGAAACATATCACCACCTCTTCTGTATCTGCTGTAAGGTCtatgcagagccttctccaggctgaacagcccctacTCTCTCaccctgtcttcacaggagaggtgctccaagccctctgatcatcttcatggccctctcctgtacctgctccaacagttccatgtccttctggtGTTAAGTGGCTCCAAatctggactcagcactgcaggtggggcctcaccagagtggagcaaaggggcagaattccctctcttaacctgctgcccatgctgttGGGcattgcagcccaggatgctagAAATGTACTCAATTTAGAGCAAAAGGAGAATGTGGTAATGTCACAGAGAAATGACCCAACCCGAGATTTGTGCCTCGAACAAATGGGACTGAAACGCTCTCTATGGGAAGCCAATTCCATTGGCTGCTTATGCATTATTTAAAAGGTGGTTCAATAGGTCTGCTTATAAAGGGCTTTGCCCATGAGATTCTCACACAAAACAGTTGAGAGAGCTGCTACCCAGTGACCTCCTTCTGTTTGGAAGATAGAACTTTACAGGCTACTCAATTAGAGACTAGGGAGTGACTAGGACAGATtttggaagtggtggagttttGTGCTCCTTCAGCTGAGAGGTTGATTCTTGAAGAtgactgcaggggtggggcTCTTTTTTGGCAAGCTACTGTTTGCTACTGTAGAAATAATCTTATAAGGAATGCACTGCACACATCTCTTGAAAGAAACTCATTCAAGGGATGGACAATGATTTTTTTGTGAGTAAAAAGGTGAGGGAAGGGGTTGGGTGTGTCAGGACTGTGTCTGGGGTAAAAAGAAATTGCAGGAATGGAGTAATGACTCCCTTGGTTTGGTCCACATGTATGAGTAACTAACAAATGAATGTCTGGAGGAAGAACTGGCTCCACTCTCAGTGCCTTTTGAAGCAATAACTGTGTGTTCCACTTGTTCTTTCCCATTGGACTTACAAAGTAACATTTCATAGGCCCTGAAGGATTGGCAGGGAAAGCCCTCACCCTCTAGTTCTAATGGTTTGATACTTGCTGTGTTTCAGACGTTTTTAACATTGTCATTACAAGACATGGCAAGTCGAGTGCAGTTGTCTGGGCCCCAGGAAGCAGAAAAATACGTCCTCCACATGGTAAGGCTTGGCTGAACTAGCCTCATTTAGAAACTGAGCCCCCAGAAGACACTCTGGAGAGTTCTGCATGGCTGGAGAATGGCTCTTTTAGAGCATGAAGCAAATGCTGTTGGTCTGCTGTGGTGTTCAGACCGTTCTCAAAAGATCCTGAAAGATGTTCTCTGCCTGAGATAAAACAGGGAGCATTTGCTGTGGGAAGCTGTTAGGGAATAAAAGGCAAAGAAGTTAAAAGTGATTCCATGAGGAATCTGTGTTACAGTCACCCGAAAGTCTGCTTTTAGTGGCAGCTTACATGAAAGCTTCTCTCATTTCAGATAGAAGATGGTGAAATCTTTGCTAGTATTAATCAGAAAGATGGTATGGTCTGTTTCCATGATAATCCTGAAAAATACAACAATCCAGCTATGCTTCATAACATTGATCAGGAGGTAAGGCTTCAAGATATTTACTGCTTTTTGAATTCCTACTGAAGACCCTTAGTCTGtaatcagagagctgctgggagaagcCAGTGTAGGTAACTCACAGGGTAGAGATTAAGGGCTAGGAAAATCAGCATTTGGCTATTTCACAGTACTGCTAtttagaatgatagaattgttagggttggaagggacctcaaggatcatccagttccaacccccctgccatgggcagggactcctcacactacatcaagttgcccagagccacatcctgcctggctttcaaaacctccagggatgaggcttttactgcctccctgggcaacctgtgccagtgtctcaccaccctcatggggaagaacttcttcctaacatccaatctgaatctacccatttctagttttgctccatcccccccagtcctatcactccctgacaccctaaaaagttcctccccagctttcttgtagcccccttcagatacaattaggtctcctcagagccttctcttctccagactgcacagccccaactccctcagtctgtcctcacagcagagcagctccagccctctgctcatcctcgtgaccCTTCCCTGGatacctcccagcacctccagatccttcctgtactaggggctccagaactggacacttaGATTTTGTATTGATGGTCTGTTCCTATCAGTGCATTCCCTGTTGTATCTTCTCTGTGCATGCTTGAGATGTTTCAGTAGATTGACTGCTTGACATTAGTGATGTGAAGTTCCTGGAACTGAACTGATCAGAAAGGTTGTGTTTAGAGCTTGAGATTTCAGGGATCAGTGTCAACAACCTACCTGGAGTTTGAGGTGGGTTATCCACACAGGACTATCTATCAGTGGCCTTAAAAGGGGTTGTTGGGAAGAGTGGATCAAAATAAAGGAATGAAAAATGCTCTGACACTTCTGGTTGGGAGATTGATGGGATGGGAACATTCTGACATGGAACTTGTGTGATGGCAGAAGTTAGTGGTTCCACAAAGCACAAGCCATCTTCAAGGtcatagaatgttagaggttggaagggacctccagagatcatcaagtccaatcccatGTCATACCCTGGCTGGGCAAAGTAACCACCTTCACCTtaattgtttgtttttaagatgCTGAAATGTATAGAGCTTGATGAACGACTGAAAGCCATGGATCAAGAGATCACTGTGAACCCTCAGTTTGTGCAGAAGGTAATTCATTTAATGTCTTGCAAGAGTGTGTAAGAGACTCAGTGCAGCGGATGTTGGTGTTTACACTGTTAATAAGTACATGCTAATAATAACCCATGCATAAGCAGCATGCCTTACACTGAAGAGGAAGTGCATGCTATTCCATCTGCACTTTATTTTCCTACCTGTTAACTTCAAAGAACTGTCTTGTCTCGAAGGTAAAAACCTCCAGAcctgttttgaaaacaaataaCTCTCTCCCTTCCAGAGCATGGGATCTCAAGAAGATGACTCAGGGACCAAACCATCCAGTTATTCTTGAAATTAATGTTGCTCACCACTCCGCTTTCAAGTAAAGGCTTATGAAAGAGTCACGCCTGGAATAGGGCATTGAGGAGTTCCAcgaagagagcagagagaactgagctttgcttttcacctggacattaagaaaattaaaaggaaaacaaaacaaaacacacacaaaaaaaacccaccccaccccgaGAACACCCTCTCAGTACTGTATAATACCAGAAATATtctctgcaaagaaaaaaggaaatctcAAACCTGAAACTTTCAAAGTCTGTTGTGGATTTATTTATCTTCAGATTAACATGGTTAAAATGCATTAAATCATCAACCTTTTGTTTTAAAGGGTTTGAATGTTGCTGTGTTTCTGTAgcagtcttctct from Dryobates pubescens isolate bDryPub1 chromosome 4, bDryPub1.pri, whole genome shotgun sequence includes these protein-coding regions:
- the COPS3 gene encoding COP9 signalosome complex subunit 3 isoform X1; the encoded protein is MASALEQFVNSVRQLSAQGDRGEGGGGQMTQLCELINKSGELLAKNLSHLDTVLGALDVQEHSLGVLAVLFVKFSMPSIPDFETLFSQVQLFISTCNGEHIRYATDTFAGLCHQLTNALVERKQPLRGISILRQAIDKMQMNTNQLTSIHADLCQLCLLAKCFKPALPYLDVDMMDICKENGAYDAKHFLCYYYYGGMIYTGLKNFERALYFYEQAITTPAMAVSHIMLESYKKYILVSLILLGKVQQLPKYTSQIVGRFIKPLSNAYHELAQVYSTNKPSELRNLVNKHSETFTRDNNMGLVKQCLSSLYKKNIQRLTKTFLTLSLQDMASRVQLSGPQEAEKYVLHMIEDGEIFASINQKDGMVCFHDNPEKYNNPAMLHNIDQEMLKCIELDERLKAMDQEITVNPQFVQKSMGSQEDDSGTKPSSYS
- the COPS3 gene encoding COP9 signalosome complex subunit 3 isoform X2 codes for the protein MASALEQFVNSVRQLSAQGQMTQLCELINKSGELLAKNLSHLDTVLGALDVQEHSLGVLAVLFVKFSMPSIPDFETLFSQVQLFISTCNGEHIRYATDTFAGLCHQLTNALVERKQPLRGISILRQAIDKMQMNTNQLTSIHADLCQLCLLAKCFKPALPYLDVDMMDICKENGAYDAKHFLCYYYYGGMIYTGLKNFERALYFYEQAITTPAMAVSHIMLESYKKYILVSLILLGKVQQLPKYTSQIVGRFIKPLSNAYHELAQVYSTNKPSELRNLVNKHSETFTRDNNMGLVKQCLSSLYKKNIQRLTKTFLTLSLQDMASRVQLSGPQEAEKYVLHMIEDGEIFASINQKDGMVCFHDNPEKYNNPAMLHNIDQEMLKCIELDERLKAMDQEITVNPQFVQKSMGSQEDDSGTKPSSYS
- the COPS3 gene encoding COP9 signalosome complex subunit 3 isoform X3 codes for the protein MQMNTNQLTSIHADLCQLCLLAKCFKPALPYLDVDMMDICKENGAYDAKHFLCYYYYGGMIYTGLKNFERALYFYEQAITTPAMAVSHIMLESYKKYILVSLILLGKVQQLPKYTSQIVGRFIKPLSNAYHELAQVYSTNKPSELRNLVNKHSETFTRDNNMGLVKQCLSSLYKKNIQRLTKTFLTLSLQDMASRVQLSGPQEAEKYVLHMIEDGEIFASINQKDGMVCFHDNPEKYNNPAMLHNIDQEMLKCIELDERLKAMDQEITVNPQFVQKSMGSQEDDSGTKPSSYS